A genomic region of Candidatus Methylomirabilota bacterium contains the following coding sequences:
- a CDS encoding ATP-binding cassette domain-containing protein, with protein sequence PDFDARENVMLPVLIRGGDQPAARSRAEQVLGALGLAARLEHRPSKLSGGEQQRVAVARALANRPPLVLADEPTGNLDEEMAAEIIGLVKDIWSRGTTVVFATHQARLVPQLKRRTLRLEGGRLVKDEG encoded by the coding sequence CCCGACTTCGACGCCCGCGAGAACGTCATGCTGCCGGTGCTGATCCGCGGCGGCGACCAGCCGGCGGCGCGCAGCCGTGCCGAGCAGGTGCTCGGCGCGCTTGGCCTCGCCGCCCGTCTGGAGCACCGCCCGTCGAAGCTCTCCGGCGGCGAGCAGCAACGCGTCGCGGTCGCCCGCGCGCTGGCGAACCGCCCGCCGCTGGTGCTCGCCGACGAGCCCACCGGCAACCTCGACGAGGAGATGGCGGCCGAGATCATCGGGCTGGTAAAGGACATCTGGAGCCGGGGCACCACCGTGGTCTTCGCGACGCATCAGGCCCGCCTGGTCCCCCAGCTCAAGCGCCGCACCCTCCGCCTCGAAGGCGGCCGCCTGGTCAAGGACGAGGGATGA
- a CDS encoding S41 family peptidase: protein MRPIRHMKKVVLISGLLLVLTLSLGGGVASKGNDTAATYENLRLFTEVLSIVQSQYVDEVPPKDIIYNAIKGTLRGLDPHSSFLDPEMYREMQVETSGSFGGLGIEITLRDDVLTVVAPIEGTPAYRAGIQPGDRILKIEGLSTKDMQLADAVKRMRGKPGSKITISIVREGWSEPKDFLITREQIRVHSVKNNQLEPGIEYIRLRQFQEQTANDLDTALDKYAKEGKIQGLVLDLRNNPGGLLTSAVEVTEKFLEPGKLVVYTEGRVRNQNMRFSSNSKRAYTDFPIVVLVNQGSASASEIVAGALQDWGRAVVLGTQSFGKGSVQTIIPLSDGSGLRLTTAKYFTPKGRSIHGKGITPDIVVEGPKTTAPVSGGDKDNPAPTPPPVTETPQEQLKRDPQLQRALDLLKAMKILDKSRPGPAGPQAQAR, encoded by the coding sequence ATGCGGCCGATCCGGCACATGAAGAAGGTGGTCTTGATCTCGGGCCTGCTGTTGGTGCTCACCCTGTCGCTCGGCGGCGGGGTGGCGAGCAAGGGCAACGACACCGCGGCCACCTACGAGAACCTGCGGCTGTTCACCGAGGTGCTCTCGATCGTGCAGAGCCAGTACGTGGATGAGGTCCCGCCCAAGGACATCATCTACAACGCGATCAAGGGGACGCTTCGAGGGCTCGACCCCCACTCGTCGTTCCTGGATCCCGAGATGTACCGGGAGATGCAGGTCGAGACGAGCGGCTCCTTCGGGGGGCTCGGCATCGAGATCACGCTCCGGGACGACGTGCTGACGGTGGTGGCGCCGATCGAGGGCACTCCCGCCTACCGCGCGGGCATCCAGCCGGGCGACCGCATCCTCAAGATCGAGGGGCTGTCCACCAAGGACATGCAATTGGCCGACGCGGTCAAGCGCATGCGGGGGAAGCCGGGCAGCAAGATCACCATCAGCATCGTGCGCGAAGGCTGGTCCGAGCCGAAGGACTTCCTGATCACCCGCGAGCAGATCCGCGTGCATTCGGTGAAGAACAACCAGCTCGAGCCCGGCATCGAGTACATCCGCTTGCGCCAGTTCCAGGAGCAGACCGCCAACGACCTGGATACCGCGCTGGACAAGTACGCGAAGGAAGGCAAGATCCAGGGCCTCGTGCTCGACCTCCGCAACAACCCGGGCGGTCTGCTGACCTCCGCGGTGGAGGTAACCGAGAAGTTCCTCGAGCCCGGCAAGCTGGTGGTCTACACCGAGGGGCGCGTGCGCAACCAGAACATGCGGTTCTCCTCGAACTCCAAGCGAGCCTACACCGACTTCCCGATCGTGGTCCTCGTCAACCAGGGCAGCGCGTCGGCCTCCGAGATCGTGGCGGGCGCGCTGCAGGACTGGGGGCGCGCGGTGGTCCTCGGCACGCAGAGCTTCGGCAAGGGCTCGGTGCAGACGATCATCCCGCTCTCGGACGGCTCCGGGCTGCGGCTGACCACCGCGAAGTACTTCACCCCGAAGGGCCGCTCCATCCACGGCAAGGGCATCACGCCGGACATCGTGGTCGAGGGCCCGAAGACCACCGCGCCGGTGTCGGGCGGCGACAAGGACAACCCGGCGCCGACTCCGCCGCCGGTGACCGAGACGCCCCAGGAGCAGCTCAAGCGCGATCCGCAGCTGCAGCGAGCGCTCGACCTGCTCAAGGCCATGAAGATCCTCGACAAGAGCCGGCCGGGGCCGGCAGGTCCGCAGGCGCAAGCCCGCTAG
- a CDS encoding ATP-binding protein: protein MPRLDYETLVAGLPDAVVGVDDGLRVMLWNPAAEALLGRSARRTIGRALKEIFPPDTSLVRHLGDTLATGESRSESEAVVEGGDGRPVHVSIVTAPLARSGDVEAAVAVIRDVSRLHQLESEVRRGETLAAAGQIAIGLAHEIRNPLGAIRGAVQLMRRELGDDARLGEYTDVLLKEVDRVNRILEMLLDISRPVTLRPVPLNVHQLLERVALLSEEMASRRRVQIVRRYDPSLPPILADEDRILQVFHNLVRNAIEAMADGGRLTLVTRPSMNPLFTKVDLGHGQRSMAEIQVIDEGQGIPEATRARLFTPFFTTKDKGLGLGLALCHRIIEEHHGGIHITSEPSRGTAVSCFLPIAR, encoded by the coding sequence ATGCCCCGCCTGGACTACGAGACCCTCGTTGCGGGTCTGCCCGACGCGGTGGTGGGGGTGGACGATGGGCTGCGCGTGATGCTCTGGAACCCCGCCGCGGAAGCCCTGCTCGGTCGATCGGCGCGGCGGACCATCGGCCGCGCGCTGAAGGAGATCTTCCCGCCCGACACCTCGCTGGTGCGCCACCTGGGCGATACCCTGGCCACTGGCGAGAGCCGCTCGGAGTCGGAGGCGGTGGTCGAGGGCGGCGACGGCCGGCCGGTGCACGTCAGCATCGTCACCGCGCCGCTGGCCCGGAGCGGAGACGTCGAGGCGGCGGTCGCGGTGATTCGCGACGTGTCGCGCCTGCACCAGCTCGAGTCCGAGGTGCGGCGCGGCGAGACCCTCGCCGCGGCGGGCCAGATCGCGATCGGCCTCGCTCACGAGATTCGCAATCCGCTCGGCGCCATCCGGGGCGCGGTCCAGCTCATGCGGCGCGAGCTGGGGGACGACGCCCGCCTGGGCGAGTACACCGACGTCCTGCTGAAAGAAGTGGACCGGGTCAACCGGATCCTCGAGATGCTCCTCGACATCAGCCGACCGGTGACCCTGCGCCCGGTGCCCCTGAACGTGCACCAGCTGCTGGAGCGCGTGGCGCTGCTCTCCGAGGAGATGGCGAGCCGGCGCCGCGTCCAGATCGTGCGGCGCTACGATCCGAGCCTGCCTCCGATCCTGGCCGACGAGGATCGCATCCTGCAGGTCTTCCACAACCTGGTGCGGAACGCGATCGAGGCCATGGCCGACGGCGGCCGCCTGACCCTCGTCACGCGGCCCAGCATGAACCCGCTCTTCACCAAGGTGGATCTGGGCCACGGCCAGCGAAGCATGGCCGAGATCCAGGTCATCGACGAGGGCCAGGGCATCCCGGAAGCCACCCGGGCCCGCCTCTTCACTCCGTTCTTCACCACCAAGGACAAGGGCCTCGGGCTCGGCCTGGCCCTCTGCCACCGCATCATCGAGGAGCACCACGGCGGGATCCACATCACGAGCGAGCCGAGCCGCGGCACCGCCGTCTCCTGCTTCCTCCCGATCGCCCGATAA
- a CDS encoding peptidoglycan DD-metalloendopeptidase family protein, which produces MRARRLGWALVMAPALLLPASVHAQAKRETAADVGDKQRDLQQTQKRLKEERQKAADARKREASVLSELEAIDERLAEKRKQVATLDGRMRRAQADIGELQGEIGRLQTRRSGQEEVLGRRLRALYKLQAQGGVLPIVLSGDDPVTQAVQLRHLTTLATVDAHLIREYRGTSEAMADRKSRLEARGKELASLRSDAERERLEVDQEAAKRRALLSRIQDERAYHDRMVSELSEATRRLEAFIRDLQEKQRRALAKAPTPSRPARPAPGDSPGVSGTGFAALRGRLSWPADGRVVAEYGPQVNPRFGTKTFRNGIDIEASEGSSIAAVFPGHVVYTGWFRGYGNLIIVDHGGEYYTIYAHAADIRVAEGDEVKQGQIIGTVGDTGSLQGPRLYFEVRHAGKPQDPAHWLRPKG; this is translated from the coding sequence ATGCGCGCGCGTCGGCTCGGCTGGGCGCTCGTGATGGCGCCGGCCCTGCTCCTGCCCGCTTCCGTCCATGCCCAGGCCAAGCGCGAGACGGCGGCCGACGTGGGCGACAAGCAGCGCGACCTGCAGCAGACGCAGAAGCGGCTCAAGGAGGAGCGCCAGAAGGCGGCCGACGCCCGCAAGCGCGAGGCCAGCGTGCTGAGCGAGCTCGAGGCCATCGATGAGCGGCTCGCCGAGAAGCGCAAGCAAGTGGCCACCCTCGACGGCCGGATGCGCCGCGCCCAGGCCGACATCGGCGAGCTGCAAGGGGAGATCGGGCGCCTGCAGACCCGACGCTCCGGGCAGGAGGAGGTGCTGGGGCGTCGGCTCCGCGCTCTCTACAAGCTCCAGGCCCAGGGCGGGGTGCTGCCGATCGTGCTCTCGGGCGACGATCCGGTCACCCAGGCGGTCCAGCTTCGCCATCTGACCACCCTGGCCACGGTAGACGCTCACCTCATTCGAGAGTATCGTGGCACTTCCGAGGCGATGGCGGATCGGAAGAGCCGCCTCGAGGCCCGCGGAAAGGAGCTGGCGTCGCTCCGCTCGGACGCCGAGCGCGAGCGGCTCGAGGTCGACCAGGAAGCGGCCAAGCGGCGCGCGCTGCTGTCGCGCATCCAGGACGAGCGGGCGTACCACGACCGGATGGTGAGCGAGCTGTCCGAAGCGACCCGGCGGCTCGAGGCGTTCATCCGCGACCTCCAGGAGAAGCAGCGGCGCGCGCTGGCGAAGGCGCCGACGCCCAGCCGGCCGGCCCGTCCGGCGCCGGGTGATTCCCCGGGAGTGTCCGGCACCGGGTTCGCGGCGCTTCGCGGCCGACTCTCCTGGCCGGCGGACGGGCGAGTGGTGGCCGAGTACGGGCCGCAGGTGAACCCGCGGTTCGGGACGAAGACGTTCCGCAACGGGATCGACATCGAGGCGAGCGAGGGCTCGAGCATCGCGGCGGTGTTCCCGGGCCACGTCGTCTACACGGGGTGGTTCCGGGGTTACGGCAATCTGATCATCGTGGATCACGGCGGCGAGTACTACACGATCTACGCCCACGCGGCGGATATCCGGGTCGCCGAGGGCGACGAGGTGAAGCAGGGACAGATCATCGGCACGGTGGGGGACACCGGCTCGCTCCAGGGGCCGCGACTGTACTTCGAGGTGCGGCACGCGGGGAAGCCGCAGGATCCGGCGCACTGGCTCCGACCCAAAGGGTAG
- a CDS encoding ABC transporter permease — protein MLSFIFSEAMRDLRRAGRVGVSAILLIALSLTALGGFWLLSLNLGRAIDQWGDRVRVIVYLKDEPPAARVDEVLQKIEAVGGIQRVRFVSKADALRVLKRSLGSQADVAEQLPRNPLPASVEVTPDAGTATPEGTRALVARLVALPEVEEVQSGSQWVDGLAQFRRLFQGVGLAIGAVLAVAAILTVTTATTLVLHLRRDEMEIMRLVGATERVIRWPRLLQGMAQGLVASIVALAALELAYAVAVPRLEPLLPVTIGLERVLFLSPWQALALIAAGSMLGAVGGMLARGRAQA, from the coding sequence ATGCTGAGCTTCATCTTCAGCGAGGCGATGCGCGACCTGCGACGGGCGGGTCGCGTCGGGGTCAGCGCGATACTCCTCATCGCGCTCTCGCTCACCGCGCTCGGCGGCTTCTGGCTGCTCTCGCTCAATCTCGGCCGTGCCATCGATCAGTGGGGCGATCGCGTACGTGTCATCGTGTACCTGAAGGACGAGCCGCCCGCGGCGCGCGTCGACGAGGTGCTGCAGAAGATCGAGGCGGTGGGCGGGATCCAGCGCGTGCGCTTCGTCTCCAAGGCTGACGCCCTGCGCGTGCTCAAGCGCTCGCTCGGCAGCCAGGCCGACGTGGCCGAGCAGCTGCCGCGCAATCCGCTGCCCGCCTCGGTCGAGGTGACGCCGGACGCGGGGACCGCCACCCCCGAAGGCACGCGCGCCCTGGTGGCGCGGCTGGTGGCGCTGCCCGAGGTCGAGGAGGTGCAGAGCGGCAGCCAGTGGGTCGACGGTCTCGCGCAGTTCCGGCGCCTGTTCCAGGGCGTGGGGCTGGCGATCGGCGCGGTGCTGGCGGTGGCCGCGATCCTCACCGTGACGACCGCGACCACGCTGGTGCTGCACCTGCGGCGCGACGAGATGGAGATCATGCGCCTGGTGGGCGCGACCGAGCGGGTGATCCGCTGGCCGCGGCTGCTCCAGGGCATGGCCCAGGGCCTGGTGGCGTCGATCGTGGCGCTGGCCGCGCTCGAGCTGGCCTATGCCGTCGCGGTGCCTCGGCTCGAGCCGTTGCTGCCGGTCACCATCGGCCTGGAACGGGTGCTCTTCCTCTCCCCCTGGCAAGCCCTCGCCCTCATCGCAGCCGGCAGCATGCTGGGCGCGGTCGGCGGTATGCTGGCGCGCGGGCGGGCCCAGGCGTGA
- the tsaD gene encoding tRNA (adenosine(37)-N6)-threonylcarbamoyltransferase complex transferase subunit TsaD yields the protein MIVLGIETSCDETSAAVVDGGRKVLSNVVASQDDVHAPYGGVVPELASRRHLDVLMPVVRRALETAGTSLDDIDGLAVTYGPGLVGSLLVGCSAAKALAYARRRPLVGVNHLEGHIHAAFLEGDPPIHPFLALVVSGGHTALYLAREPRRYERIGQTRDDAAGEAFDKVAKLLGLGFPGGPAIERVARSGDPRAIVFPTANMTDGAPDFSFSGIKTAVSLHVRRTGPLDAPRVADVAASFQATAVKMLVRKTVRATLRSGVKRIVLTGGVAANSALRESLEAECRERGWILHVPSRRLCTDNAAMIAAAGHDRLEAGERAPLSLNAVPDLALA from the coding sequence ATGATCGTGCTCGGAATCGAGACCTCGTGCGATGAGACCTCCGCCGCCGTCGTGGACGGCGGGCGCAAGGTCCTGTCCAACGTGGTGGCCTCGCAGGACGACGTGCACGCGCCCTACGGCGGCGTGGTCCCGGAGCTGGCCTCGCGGCGCCACCTCGACGTCTTGATGCCGGTGGTGCGCCGCGCGCTGGAGACCGCCGGGACGTCCCTCGACGACATCGACGGCCTCGCGGTCACCTACGGACCCGGGCTGGTGGGCTCGTTGCTGGTCGGCTGCTCGGCTGCCAAGGCCCTGGCCTACGCGCGCCGCCGTCCGCTCGTCGGGGTGAACCACCTGGAGGGTCACATCCACGCTGCGTTCCTGGAGGGCGATCCGCCCATCCATCCGTTCCTCGCCCTGGTCGTCTCGGGCGGCCACACCGCGCTGTACCTGGCCCGCGAGCCGCGGCGGTACGAGCGGATCGGCCAGACGCGCGACGACGCGGCCGGCGAGGCCTTCGACAAGGTGGCCAAGCTGCTCGGCCTCGGCTTCCCGGGTGGGCCCGCGATCGAGCGGGTGGCCCGGTCGGGCGATCCGCGCGCGATCGTCTTCCCGACCGCGAACATGACCGACGGAGCCCCGGACTTCTCGTTCAGCGGGATCAAGACCGCGGTCTCGCTCCACGTGCGGCGCACCGGGCCGCTCGATGCGCCTCGCGTCGCCGACGTGGCCGCCTCGTTCCAGGCCACCGCGGTGAAGATGCTCGTGCGCAAGACCGTCCGGGCCACGCTCCGGTCCGGGGTGAAGCGCATCGTCCTCACCGGCGGGGTGGCCGCCAACAGCGCGCTCCGCGAGTCGCTGGAGGCCGAGTGCCGCGAGCGCGGGTGGATCCTCCACGTGCCGTCGCGCCGGCTTTGCACCGATAACGCGGCGATGATCGCCGCGGCCGGCCACGACCGCCTGGAAGCGGGTGAGCGCGCCCCGCTCTCCCTGAACGCGGTGCCCGACCTGGCGCTGGCATGA
- a CDS encoding divergent polysaccharide deacetylase family protein, whose product MPARVWQALAGIIMLLLIAVVGLDQWQARRGEASLFGSDLLARRESRPAPPDVSPRGRPLVAESAAPPPGAPRVAIIVDELGGRRDVFDSLREIRRPLTVAVQPALPLSGAIARDAVRSGMEVLLDLPMEPYRYPELDPGPGVLLMSMPPGEIRQMVVSHIASVGPAVGVINRMGSRLTEDRPRMRAMLEVLAARRLLLVDAYTSSQSVAYDEAHEAGVRAARRQILVDHAGGEAGDRARWDEVAGWAERRGEVTVVVHDHPLAVRLLKEYVPRWEARGLRLVPVSYVAR is encoded by the coding sequence ATGCCGGCGAGGGTGTGGCAGGCTCTCGCCGGCATCATCATGTTGCTGCTGATCGCGGTGGTGGGACTCGACCAGTGGCAGGCGCGTCGCGGGGAGGCGAGCCTTTTCGGATCCGATCTGCTCGCCCGCCGCGAATCCCGCCCCGCCCCGCCGGACGTGAGCCCGCGCGGGCGGCCGCTGGTCGCCGAGTCCGCGGCGCCTCCGCCCGGCGCCCCGCGGGTGGCCATCATCGTGGACGAGCTCGGCGGCCGACGCGACGTCTTCGATTCGCTTCGGGAGATTCGGCGTCCGCTGACCGTGGCAGTGCAGCCGGCCCTGCCGCTGTCGGGCGCCATCGCGAGAGACGCGGTGCGGTCGGGCATGGAGGTGTTGCTGGACCTGCCGATGGAGCCCTACCGTTATCCAGAGCTGGATCCGGGGCCGGGCGTGCTGCTCATGTCGATGCCGCCCGGGGAGATCCGGCAGATGGTGGTATCGCATATCGCGTCGGTCGGCCCGGCGGTCGGAGTAATCAACCGGATGGGCTCCCGGCTCACCGAGGATCGGCCGCGCATGCGCGCGATGCTCGAGGTGCTGGCGGCGCGGCGCCTCCTCCTGGTCGACGCCTATACCTCGAGCCAGTCGGTGGCCTACGACGAAGCGCACGAGGCGGGGGTGCGGGCGGCCCGGCGGCAGATCCTGGTGGACCACGCGGGCGGAGAAGCGGGGGACCGGGCGCGCTGGGACGAGGTGGCGGGCTGGGCCGAGCGGCGCGGTGAGGTGACAGTGGTCGTGCACGACCATCCGCTCGCGGTCCGGCTGCTCAAGGAGTACGTGCCCCGCTGGGAAGCCCGCGGGCTGCGCCTGGTACCCGTATCGTACGTGGCGCGCTAA